The window ATGCTTGCGATTGCGGGTTGCGATCGCCTGACGAAGCGCGCCGACCTCGTTTTCCTCAACGGCGCGGAGCCGGAAACGCTCGATCCCTCCCTGCTCGTCGGCCAGCCCGAGGGGCGCGTCGTGCAAGCCCTCTTTGAGGGGCTGACCACCTTTGACGCCAAGGGCCGCGCCCAGCCCGGCATGGCCGAGTCGTGGACCATCTCGGAGGACAAACGCGTTTACACCTTCCGCATCCGCGATAACGCGAAGTGGAGCGATGGCACGCCGATCACCGCGCAGGATTTCGTGGATTCCTGGAAACGCACGCTCACCCCGGAGACCGCGTCGTCGTACAACTACCAGCTCTTTTACGTGAAGAACGCCCAGGCTTTCGCCGAGGGCAAGATCATGGATTTCTCCCAGGTCGGCGTGAAGGCGCTCGACCCGCGCACGCTCCAGGTCACGCTGGAAAACCCGACGCATTTCTTCCTCGAGCTCTGCGCCACGCCGCCGCTCTTTCCCGCGCCCGTGCGCACGATCGAGAAGTATGGCGACGAGTGGATCAAACCGCAGCACATCGTGAGCAACGGCGCGTACATCCTGAAGGAATGGCGCATCAACGACCGCATCCGCCTGGAGAAAAATCCGTACTACTGGAACGCCGCCAACGTCGCGCTCCAGACCGTCGACATCCTCCCGGTGAGCAAGGCCAATGTCGCCTTCAACTTCTTCTCCAGCGGCGTGGCCGATGTGCTGCTTGACAAGGGGCTCGCGCCGCCGGCCTTGCTCGACGACCTGCGCAAGCAGCCGTACTTCCACTCCGCGCCCTTCCTCGGTGTGTATTTCCTGCGCTTCAACTGCGCGAAGCCGCCCTTTGACGACGTGCGCGTGCGCGAGGCGTTTTCCCTCGCCATCGACAAGCGCGTCATCACCGGCAAAATCACGCGGGCAGGGGAGTTGCCCGCCACGAGCTTCGTTCCGCCCGGCATCGAGGGATACACGTCGCCGACCGGCCCAGGCTTTGACCCCGAGCGCGCTCGCAAACTCCTGGCCGAGGCGGGGTATCCCGGCGGCAAGGGCTTCCCGCTCGTGACGTATCTCTACAGCGAGGGCGAGGTAAATGGCTTCATCGCCGACGAACTGCAAAACATGTGGTCGCGCGAACTCGGCATCCGCGTCGAGCTCGCCCGGCAGGAGTGGAAGGTCTACCTGAACTCGCTTAACTCCTTGGAGTACAACATCGCCCGCTCCAGCTGGCTCGGCGACTACGCCGACCCGAATACCTTCCTCGACATGTTCGTCACCGGCAACGGCAACAACCGCACCGGCTGGAGCGACCCCGCCTACGACAAGCTCATCGCCGAGGCCGCGAGCGAGGGCGAACCCGCTCGCCGCGCCGCCATCCTCCAGCAGGCCGAGACCATGCTCGTCACCCGCGCCATGCCCATCTGCCCGCTTTATTACTACGTCGGCATCCAGTTTTACGACACCGACAAGATCGGCGGCATCGAGCCCAACGTACTGGACGAACACCCGATCAAGAGTATGTTTCGCAAGGATCGCCCCCCGGCGGCTCCGCAAAAATAGACACGCGCAGCTTCCCCCCGGCAGACGAAAAGACGTTTCGACGATAGACCATCGGGCTTTTTTTAGCGGTGGAGATCGCTCCGCCAACCCGATAACCTACACAAGTATTTCCCCATGAAGATTTTCCACTGCGATAACTGCGATCAGCTCGTTTATTTCGAAAACTCCAAGTGCCTGAACTGCGGCAGCGTGCTGGCCTATCTGCCGGACCGCCAGGATCTCTGCTCCCTGGAAATGGGCGCCGATGGCGCGTGGAAGGTTCCCGGCAAGGAGCCCGACTCCTACCTGCTCTGCACGAACTACGTGAGCGAGCACGTCT of the Terrimicrobium sacchariphilum genome contains:
- a CDS encoding peptide ABC transporter substrate-binding protein gives rise to the protein MRIRIWMLAGMLAIAGCDRLTKRADLVFLNGAEPETLDPSLLVGQPEGRVVQALFEGLTTFDAKGRAQPGMAESWTISEDKRVYTFRIRDNAKWSDGTPITAQDFVDSWKRTLTPETASSYNYQLFYVKNAQAFAEGKIMDFSQVGVKALDPRTLQVTLENPTHFFLELCATPPLFPAPVRTIEKYGDEWIKPQHIVSNGAYILKEWRINDRIRLEKNPYYWNAANVALQTVDILPVSKANVAFNFFSSGVADVLLDKGLAPPALLDDLRKQPYFHSAPFLGVYFLRFNCAKPPFDDVRVREAFSLAIDKRVITGKITRAGELPATSFVPPGIEGYTSPTGPGFDPERARKLLAEAGYPGGKGFPLVTYLYSEGEVNGFIADELQNMWSRELGIRVELARQEWKVYLNSLNSLEYNIARSSWLGDYADPNTFLDMFVTGNGNNRTGWSDPAYDKLIAEAASEGEPARRAAILQQAETMLVTRAMPICPLYYYVGIQFYDTDKIGGIEPNVLDEHPIKSMFRKDRPPAAPQK